A window of Dorea formicigenerans contains these coding sequences:
- the mobQ gene encoding MobQ family relaxase, with product MPCPHNEISIVQRSHRQSAVAAAAYQSGEKLFCEYDQEVKHYPEKRGIVHNEILLPANAPLEYTDRNTLWNAAEAVEKQWNSQLARRWVLSIPREIPPDQYAALVRDFCRQQFVSKGMCVDFAIHDKGNGNPHAHVMLTMRAMDERGKWLPKSRKVYELDKNGERIKLPSGRWKSHKEDTVDWNDRKYGEIWRHEWEVIQNRYLEANNRPERVDLRSYERQGLDIIPTVHEGAAVRQMEKRGIQTNIGNLNREIKAANSLMKSIRQLIKNLKGWIAELSEKRNELLAQKAAEEAVFLPNLLMKYMEIRKAERSSWTRAGQSRGTSKDLKAVSEALSYLQRKGLSTVEDLENFIETSGKSAADYRKQMKPKETRSNVIDAILAARTDCKECKPVYEKYQKIFFKKTKEKFKLEHPEVARFEKASAYLAKHPDDKDSTKKELLQEQAKLVDEIADLKVPLTEVQEDLKKLWDIRYWVRKATPGTEESKEPPKKQPLKEVLQDKADEKRAQKNAPAQTKHKQQDMEL from the coding sequence ATGCCCTGTCCACACAACGAAATCTCTATTGTGCAGCGCAGCCACCGCCAGTCTGCGGTTGCCGCCGCTGCTTACCAGAGCGGCGAAAAGCTGTTCTGTGAATATGACCAGGAAGTAAAACACTACCCGGAAAAGCGTGGTATCGTCCACAATGAAATCCTGCTCCCGGCAAACGCTCCCCTGGAGTACACAGACCGCAACACCCTCTGGAACGCTGCCGAAGCTGTTGAGAAGCAATGGAACTCCCAGCTTGCAAGGCGGTGGGTGCTTTCCATTCCCAGAGAGATACCGCCCGACCAGTACGCCGCCCTTGTACGGGATTTCTGCCGCCAGCAGTTTGTTTCCAAAGGAATGTGCGTGGATTTTGCCATCCATGACAAAGGGAACGGAAACCCACACGCCCATGTCATGCTGACCATGCGGGCAATGGATGAGCGTGGGAAATGGCTTCCCAAGAGCCGCAAGGTCTATGAACTTGATAAGAACGGGGAACGAATCAAGCTCCCGTCCGGCAGGTGGAAAAGCCACAAGGAAGATACGGTTGACTGGAACGACCGCAAATATGGCGAAATCTGGCGGCATGAATGGGAGGTCATCCAAAACCGCTATCTGGAAGCCAACAACCGCCCGGAACGAGTAGATCTCCGTTCTTACGAAAGACAGGGGCTTGATATTATCCCTACCGTCCATGAAGGGGCTGCTGTCCGGCAGATGGAAAAGCGTGGGATTCAGACGAACATCGGCAACCTGAACCGAGAAATCAAAGCCGCCAATAGTTTGATGAAGTCCATCCGGCAGCTTATTAAAAATCTCAAAGGCTGGATTGCGGAGCTTAGCGAAAAGCGGAATGAACTGCTTGCCCAAAAAGCTGCGGAGGAAGCGGTCTTTCTTCCCAATCTGCTGATGAAGTATATGGAGATACGAAAGGCAGAACGGAGCAGCTGGACACGGGCGGGACAAAGCCGGGGGACTTCCAAAGACTTAAAGGCAGTCAGCGAAGCCCTGTCCTATCTCCAGAGAAAGGGACTTTCCACCGTGGAGGATTTGGAAAACTTTATAGAAACGTCCGGGAAATCTGCCGCCGACTACCGAAAGCAGATGAAGCCAAAGGAAACCCGCAGCAACGTGATTGACGCTATCCTTGCCGCCCGGACGGACTGTAAGGAATGTAAGCCCGTTTATGAGAAATACCAGAAGATATTTTTCAAGAAAACTAAGGAAAAATTCAAGCTGGAACACCCGGAGGTTGCCCGGTTTGAGAAAGCCAGTGCCTACCTTGCCAAGCACCCGGACGATAAGGACAGCACGAAAAAGGAGCTTTTGCAGGAACAGGCGAAGCTTGTGGACGAAATCGCAGACTTGAAAGTACCGTTGACCGAGGTGCAGGAAGATTTGAAGAAGCTGTGGGACATCCGCTACTGGGTACGGAAAGCCACACCCGGCACAGAGGAAAGCAAAGAGCCGCCCAAGAAGCAGCCCCTCAAAGAAGTCTTGCAGGATAAGGCTGACGAGAAGAGAGCACAGAAAAACGCCCCGGCGCAGACGAAACACAAACAACAGGATATGGAACTTTAA
- a CDS encoding DeoR family transcriptional regulator, whose amino-acid sequence MNFEFMTIDTPLPPCMPFPRALTGFPVSSTAKVMYCRMLDAMLFRGQADENGILFVCFPITAIAAVLSRSLMTVKRSLNELETAGLIMRVRQGVGEPNRIYVLIPGKEGATLA is encoded by the coding sequence ATGAATTTTGAATTTATGACGATAGACACACCATTGCCGCCCTGTATGCCATTTCCCAGAGCGTTGACAGGATTTCCAGTCAGCAGCACCGCAAAGGTCATGTACTGCCGGATGTTGGACGCTATGCTTTTCAGAGGGCAGGCGGACGAGAACGGGATTCTTTTTGTCTGCTTCCCTATCACAGCCATTGCCGCAGTCCTGTCCCGCAGCCTCATGACGGTCAAGCGTTCTTTGAATGAACTGGAAACCGCCGGACTTATCATGCGGGTGCGTCAGGGCGTGGGAGAACCGAACAGGATTTATGTGCTGATACCGGGAAAGGAGGGCGCTACCCTTGCCTGA
- a CDS encoding virulence-associated E family protein, whose protein sequence is MNAMQPPQSVEEVKATLETTEKGGVRQSIRNCLTVFQRDPVLAGAIAYNILTDRKDIIKPIGFHRESTALTDTDMKYLLLYLEETYGLTSEKKIETAIGIVANENKYHPIRDFLNSLAWDGTERIRFCLRHFLGADVDDYTYEALKLFLLGAITRAFKPGSKFEIMLCLVGGQGAGKSTFFRLLAVRDEWFSDDLRKLDDDNVYRKLQGHWIIEMSEMMATANAKSIEEIKSFLSRQKEVYKIPYETHPADRPRQCVFGGTSNALDFLPLDRSGNRRFIPVMVYPEQAEVHILEDEAASRAYISQMWAEAMEIYRSGRYKLSFSPAMQRYLKEHQRDFMPEDTKAGMIQAYLDKYTGETVCSKQLYKEALNHTFDEPKQWEIREINEIMNQCITGWNYFSNPRMFAEYGRQKGWEREIPATDTDNPPEKSMDGFVEVTEQMELPF, encoded by the coding sequence ATGAACGCCATGCAGCCGCCCCAGAGCGTTGAGGAAGTAAAGGCAACTCTGGAAACCACCGAGAAAGGCGGTGTCCGCCAGAGCATACGGAACTGCCTGACCGTATTCCAGCGTGACCCGGTGCTTGCCGGGGCAATCGCCTATAACATCCTGACCGACCGAAAGGACATCATAAAGCCCATCGGTTTTCACAGAGAAAGCACAGCCCTGACCGATACAGACATGAAGTATCTGCTTCTCTATCTGGAGGAAACCTACGGGCTGACCAGTGAGAAAAAGATTGAAACCGCCATCGGGATTGTGGCGAATGAGAATAAGTACCACCCCATCCGGGATTTTCTGAACAGCCTTGCATGGGACGGGACGGAGCGCATCCGCTTCTGTCTGCGGCACTTTCTGGGGGCGGATGTGGACGATTACACCTATGAAGCCCTAAAGCTGTTTCTTTTGGGGGCGATTACAAGGGCATTTAAGCCCGGAAGCAAGTTTGAAATCATGCTGTGTCTGGTAGGCGGTCAGGGGGCTGGCAAGTCCACCTTCTTCCGTCTGCTGGCAGTCCGGGACGAGTGGTTTTCCGATGATTTGCGGAAGCTGGACGATGATAACGTGTACCGCAAGCTGCAAGGTCACTGGATAATTGAAATGTCGGAAATGATGGCAACCGCCAATGCCAAGAGCATTGAGGAAATCAAGTCTTTTCTAAGCCGACAGAAAGAGGTTTATAAGATACCCTATGAAACCCACCCGGCAGACCGTCCCCGTCAGTGCGTGTTCGGCGGTACTTCCAACGCCCTTGACTTTCTCCCCCTTGACCGTTCCGGCAACCGCCGATTTATCCCGGTCATGGTGTACCCGGAGCAAGCCGAGGTTCACATTTTGGAGGACGAAGCCGCTTCCAGAGCCTATATCAGCCAGATGTGGGCGGAAGCAATGGAGATTTACCGAAGCGGCAGGTACAAGCTGTCATTCAGCCCAGCCATGCAGCGGTATCTCAAAGAACACCAGCGGGATTTTATGCCGGAGGACACCAAAGCCGGGATGATACAGGCTTACCTTGATAAGTACACCGGGGAAACGGTCTGTTCCAAGCAGCTCTACAAGGAAGCCTTAAATCACACCTTTGACGAGCCGAAGCAATGGGAAATCCGGGAAATCAACGAGATAATGAACCAGTGCATTACCGGGTGGAACTACTTTTCCAATCCAAGAATGTTTGCGGAATATGGCAGACAAAAGGGCTGGGAGCGTGAAATCCCGGCAACGGACACCGACAACCCGCCCGAAAAATCTATGGACGGTTTTGTGGAGGTCACGGAGCAGATGGAGCTTCCATTCTGA
- a CDS encoding CHC2 zinc finger domain-containing protein translates to MNVFEAVKQSVTTRQAAEHYGIRVNRNGMACCPFHNDKTPSMKLDKRFHCFGCGADGDVIDFVAALYGLGKKEAAAQLASDFGLAYEDWKPPGRARKPKPRQKSPEEQFREAKAHCFRVLADYLHLLRVWKTDYAPHSPEEAFHPRFVEALQKQAHVEYLLDVLLFGDTEEIASLITEHGKDVIQLEQRMAELAAADAARTKKHHERHAAAPER, encoded by the coding sequence TTGAATGTATTTGAAGCTGTGAAGCAGTCCGTTACGACAAGACAGGCTGCGGAGCATTACGGAATCCGGGTAAACAGAAACGGGATGGCTTGCTGCCCGTTCCACAACGATAAGACCCCCAGCATGAAGCTGGACAAGCGTTTCCACTGCTTCGGATGTGGTGCAGATGGGGATGTGATTGATTTTGTAGCTGCCCTGTACGGGCTGGGGAAAAAGGAAGCCGCCGCACAGTTGGCGAGTGACTTCGGGCTTGCCTATGAGGACTGGAAGCCACCGGGCAGGGCAAGGAAGCCCAAGCCCCGGCAGAAATCCCCGGAAGAACAGTTCCGGGAAGCAAAGGCACATTGCTTCCGTGTCCTTGCCGATTATCTACACCTCTTACGGGTATGGAAAACCGACTATGCCCCGCACTCCCCGGAGGAAGCGTTTCATCCCCGGTTCGTGGAAGCCTTGCAGAAGCAAGCCCATGTGGAATATCTGCTGGATGTGCTGCTGTTTGGGGATACGGAGGAAATCGCTTCACTGATTACGGAACATGGAAAGGATGTGATACAGCTTGAACAGCGAATGGCAGAGCTTGCCGCCGCAGACGCAGCAAGAACTAAAAAACACCATGAACGCCATGCAGCCGCCCCAGAGCGTTGA
- a CDS encoding helix-turn-helix domain-containing protein: MHISYKPLWHTLLERDMRKEDLRLAAGMTTNMIANMSKEGKHISMDTLARICETLNCEITDVIELVPDEPASTGGKEHERIETKNNGKRN, from the coding sequence ATGCACATCAGCTATAAACCACTCTGGCACACACTGTTAGAGCGTGATATGAGAAAAGAGGATTTAAGGCTTGCTGCTGGTATGACAACAAATATGATTGCCAACATGAGCAAAGAGGGAAAGCACATCAGCATGGATACATTAGCCCGTATCTGTGAAACTCTGAATTGTGAGATTACTGATGTGATTGAGTTAGTACCAGACGAGCCTGCTTCCACAGGAGGTAAGGAACATGAGCGAATTGAAACCAAGAATAACGGAAAACGGAATTGA
- a CDS encoding Maff2 family mobile element protein, with product MAFFEQAITVLQTLVIALGAGLGIWGVINLLEGYGNDNPGAKSQGMKQFMAN from the coding sequence ATGGCATTTTTTGAACAGGCAATTACCGTTCTTCAGACTCTCGTTATCGCTCTGGGCGCTGGTCTTGGTATCTGGGGTGTCATCAACCTGTTGGAAGGTTACGGCAACGACAACCCTGGCGCCAAATCTCAGGGCATGAAGCAGTTCATGGCTAATTAA
- a CDS encoding DUF3658 domain-containing protein yields the protein MIEIVFGESACGSLKIAQTYGKGKYRGSAVSIFMRHEDGSVPSSDEMKKAQLQAQEQERIAWENAIPLGGKSSDVYCFDMALSVGDISDNGIGEQRKNIFKKMLSVCFVEDLDYQVEEKIQKIKTTLTSVIERYVAGEEIRIWYSYNPDELCGMYWLMKQLQPLNCQTTIYLVKLPTWEYGKENTMTSKIAWGEVSPGEWGNYITLQEKANPVFLSACTMKWNQLQNENAPLRAMLNGKLQSVSEDIYDSFILREIAEQPEQFKMAIVIGNVLGKYQLGISDVWISNRIDKMLEDGVLEIIQDAPKGETNYRRILRKRMK from the coding sequence ATGATTGAAATTGTATTTGGTGAAAGTGCCTGTGGAAGTTTGAAAATTGCCCAAACTTACGGCAAGGGAAAGTATAGAGGAAGTGCTGTTTCAATATTTATGAGGCACGAAGACGGGAGTGTTCCATCTTCAGATGAAATGAAAAAGGCACAGCTTCAAGCACAGGAACAAGAACGCATTGCTTGGGAGAATGCTATTCCATTGGGAGGCAAGAGCAGTGATGTTTATTGTTTTGATATGGCTCTTAGTGTGGGAGATATTTCTGATAATGGAATTGGCGAACAGCGGAAAAATATTTTCAAGAAAATGCTGTCTGTCTGCTTTGTAGAGGATTTAGATTATCAGGTTGAAGAAAAAATACAGAAAATTAAAACTACATTGACCTCAGTGATTGAACGATATGTAGCTGGGGAAGAAATTCGCATTTGGTATAGCTATAATCCAGATGAGCTTTGTGGTATGTATTGGCTTATGAAACAACTTCAACCATTAAACTGCCAGACAACAATTTATTTGGTTAAGTTACCTACATGGGAATATGGAAAAGAAAATACTATGACATCCAAAATAGCATGGGGCGAGGTCTCTCCTGGCGAATGGGGAAACTATATAACTCTACAAGAGAAAGCTAATCCTGTATTTCTTTCAGCTTGTACTATGAAATGGAATCAACTTCAAAATGAAAATGCACCTTTGCGTGCAATGTTAAATGGTAAATTGCAAAGCGTTTCAGAAGATATATATGATAGTTTCATTCTTCGTGAAATTGCGGAACAGCCAGAGCAATTCAAAATGGCTATTGTCATAGGTAATGTTTTAGGAAAATATCAACTTGGAATTAGTGATGTATGGATTTCCAATCGCATTGATAAAATGCTTGAAGATGGTGTGTTGGAAATTATACAGGACGCACCAAAGGGAGAAACAAATTATCGCCGAATATTAAGAAAACGAATGAAATAA
- a CDS encoding helix-turn-helix transcriptional regulator, with protein sequence MKNRLEELRKQRGIKQEDLANALEVSRQTIGSLENGRYNPSIQLAFKIARYFNMSIEEIFIYEED encoded by the coding sequence ATGAAAAATCGCCTGGAAGAATTACGAAAGCAACGAGGCATAAAGCAAGAAGATTTAGCAAATGCATTGGAAGTATCACGACAGACCATCGGCTCTTTGGAAAACGGACGCTATAACCCATCTATTCAGTTGGCATTTAAGATTGCCAGATATTTCAACATGAGTATTGAAGAAATTTTTATTTACGAGGAGGATTGA
- a CDS encoding DUF3847 domain-containing protein yields MPDTSKLGKLNRELEKSEKKLRKAINDEKALQHQLKQLTRKERTHRLCTRGGMLESFLQEPERLTDDDVMLLLKLIFHRQDTQDILKKLLEREKPETP; encoded by the coding sequence TTGCCTGATACCTCAAAGCTGGGAAAGCTCAACCGGGAGTTGGAGAAAAGCGAAAAGAAACTGCGGAAAGCCATCAATGATGAAAAGGCATTGCAGCACCAGTTGAAGCAGCTTACCCGAAAGGAACGGACGCACCGGCTCTGTACTCGTGGCGGTATGCTGGAAAGTTTTCTGCAAGAGCCGGAACGCCTGACGGACGATGATGTCATGCTGTTGCTGAAACTCATTTTTCACAGGCAGGACACGCAAGATATATTGAAAAAACTGCTGGAACGGGAGAAGCCGGAAACCCCTTAG
- a CDS encoding TnpV protein, translating to MSELKPRITENGIDYILVGDYYIPGLKLPEEHRPIGKYGRMHREYLREVHPARLNTLILTGELLTYLADLNEQAQKRLDTIMEQMKATEGVTEELKCTRQMEWVQRCNNIHNRAEEIVLYEMIYS from the coding sequence ATGAGCGAATTGAAACCAAGAATAACGGAAAACGGAATTGATTATATCCTTGTCGGAGATTACTACATTCCAGGCTTGAAACTGCCGGAGGAACACCGCCCTATCGGAAAGTACGGACGAATGCACCGGGAATATTTAAGAGAAGTCCACCCAGCCAGATTGAATACATTGATACTGACCGGAGAATTGTTGACATATCTTGCAGACCTGAATGAACAGGCACAAAAACGGTTAGACACTATCATGGAGCAGATGAAAGCTACCGAGGGCGTGACAGAGGAATTGAAGTGTACCCGACAAATGGAATGGGTGCAGCGTTGCAATAACATTCACAACAGGGCAGAAGAAATTGTTTTGTATGAGATGATTTATTCATAA
- a CDS encoding VirB6/TrbL-like conjugal transfer protein, CD1112 family yields the protein MDFLLEALTNWLKEMLVGGIMSNLSGMFDSVNQQVADISVQVGQTPQGWNGSIFNMIENLSNSIMVPIAGVILAIVMTVDLIQMIADKNNLHDVDTWMIFKWVFKSAAAILIVTNTWNIVMGVFDMAQSVVAQAAGIINSDASIDISSVMTDLEPRLMEMDLGPLFGLWFQSLFIGITMWALYICIFIVIYGRMIEIYLVTSVAPVPMAAMMGKEWGGMGQNYLRSLLALGFQAFLIIVCVAIYAVLVQNIAMEDDIIMAIWSCVGYTVLLCFTLFKTGSLAKSVFQAH from the coding sequence ATGGATTTCTTACTTGAAGCCCTGACAAATTGGCTGAAAGAAATGCTGGTGGGCGGTATTATGAGCAACCTTTCGGGGATGTTTGACAGCGTAAACCAACAGGTCGCGGATATATCCGTACAGGTAGGACAGACCCCACAGGGATGGAATGGCAGTATTTTCAATATGATTGAGAATCTGTCAAACTCCATCATGGTGCCGATTGCAGGTGTGATCCTGGCTATCGTGATGACCGTAGACCTGATCCAGATGATTGCAGACAAGAACAACCTGCATGATGTGGATACCTGGATGATTTTCAAGTGGGTGTTCAAATCAGCTGCCGCCATCCTCATTGTCACAAACACATGGAATATCGTGATGGGCGTCTTTGATATGGCGCAGAGCGTGGTGGCGCAGGCGGCAGGGATTATCAATTCGGATGCGTCCATTGACATTTCCTCAGTTATGACCGATCTGGAACCGAGGCTGATGGAAATGGATTTGGGACCGCTGTTCGGACTGTGGTTCCAATCCCTCTTTATTGGCATTACCATGTGGGCGTTGTATATCTGTATCTTTATCGTTATTTATGGCCGTATGATCGAGATCTACCTTGTAACTTCGGTGGCTCCCGTTCCAATGGCTGCAATGATGGGCAAAGAATGGGGCGGTATGGGACAGAATTACCTCCGATCCCTGCTGGCACTGGGCTTTCAGGCGTTTCTCATTATCGTCTGCGTGGCAATTTATGCTGTGCTGGTGCAGAACATCGCTATGGAAGATGACATCATCATGGCAATCTGGAGCTGCGTGGGCTACACTGTACTGCTATGTTTTACGCTGTTCAAAACCGGCAGTCTCGCCAAATCAGTCTTTCAGGCGCACTAA
- a CDS encoding helix-turn-helix domain-containing protein has protein sequence MKVATSIQERLWELRKDKGLNLEELSKLTGISKSALGSYEKEDYKEINHGNLITLADFYGVSVDYLLCRTENREQINTPLTELHLNDEMVALLKSGRINNRLLCELATHKDFIKFLADIEIYVDGIATMQIQNLNSLVDTVRHEIIERYRPGEDDPHLKVLQAAHISDDEYFSHMVLDDLNLIIRDIREFHKKDSESAPQTTVADELKENLEAVENFKGSRDEKLVILYCKQLGINYKNLSEEEFRWFIRILKKSKKMGTPISQRKKR, from the coding sequence ATGAAAGTTGCAACAAGCATACAGGAACGCCTTTGGGAACTCCGCAAAGACAAAGGCTTAAATCTGGAAGAACTATCAAAGCTGACGGGCATTTCTAAATCAGCCCTTGGCAGTTATGAAAAAGAGGATTATAAGGAAATCAATCATGGCAACCTTATCACGCTGGCAGACTTCTATGGGGTTTCCGTCGATTATCTGCTGTGCCGGACAGAGAACAGGGAGCAGATCAACACGCCACTGACGGAGCTGCATTTGAACGATGAGATGGTGGCACTGCTGAAAAGCGGTCGGATTAACAACCGTCTGCTCTGCGAACTTGCCACCCATAAGGACTTTATCAAGTTTCTTGCGGACATTGAGATTTATGTGGACGGGATTGCCACCATGCAAATCCAAAATCTCAACTCCCTTGTTGATACCGTCCGGCATGAAATTATTGAACGGTATCGCCCCGGCGAAGATGACCCGCATTTGAAGGTGCTGCAAGCCGCACATATCAGTGATGATGAGTATTTCAGTCACATGGTTCTGGATGACCTCAACCTGATTATCCGGGATATTCGGGAATTCCACAAAAAGGACAGCGAGAGTGCGCCCCAAACTACCGTTGCCGATGAACTGAAAGAAAATCTGGAAGCGGTCGAAAATTTCAAGGGCAGTCGAGATGAAAAACTGGTTATCCTTTACTGCAAGCAGCTTGGTATCAACTATAAAAACCTGTCAGAAGAAGAATTTCGCTGGTTCATTCGTATTCTCAAAAAATCAAAGAAAATGGGAACGCCTATCAGCCAGAGGAAAAAACGGTAA
- a CDS encoding PrgI family protein — protein sequence MAYVPVPKDLTKVKTKVMFNLTKRQLICFTGGALIGVPLFFLLRKPTGNSVAAMCMMLVMLPFFMLAMYEKHGQPLEKIVGNILKVAVIRPKQRPYQTNNFYAVLKRQEMLDKEVYDIVHRNKKMAASDVRKNRGKNCAAGKDKEKTVPRR from the coding sequence TTGGCTTATGTACCCGTACCCAAGGACTTAACAAAAGTCAAAACAAAGGTCATGTTCAATCTGACCAAGCGGCAGCTTATCTGCTTCACGGGCGGAGCGCTTATTGGCGTACCGCTTTTCTTTTTGCTCAGAAAACCTACCGGAAACAGTGTAGCGGCTATGTGTATGATGCTGGTTATGCTGCCCTTCTTTATGCTGGCTATGTACGAAAAGCATGGACAGCCGCTGGAAAAGATCGTGGGCAACATTCTCAAAGTAGCTGTGATCCGTCCCAAGCAGCGTCCCTACCAGACCAACAACTTTTATGCCGTATTAAAGCGGCAGGAAATGCTCGATAAGGAGGTGTATGACATTGTTCACCGCAATAAAAAAATGGCTGCATCGGATGTTCGGAAAAACCGAGGAAAAAACTGTGCAGCCGGTAAAGACAAAGAAAAAACTGTCCCGCGCCGATAA
- a CDS encoding recombinase family protein produces the protein MAMMNEMEYRTIGSALAGGYRAAVYCRLSKDDDLQGESASIANQRDMLEKYCEKQGWEVVAVYQDDGFTGLNMERPDLQRMLRSIERRQINLVITKDLSRLGRNYLQTGHLIEDFFPRNGVRYIAMNDGIDTLRDNNDIAPFKNILNEMYSKDISKKVHSSYLLKAQKGQFTGCLAPFGYRKDPEDKNHLLIDEETAPIVRLIFGYALNGHGPNYIRRRLEEEKIPCPTWWNRERGLRNTRTKWEKKDPENGRYMWDFSVIKDLLMNPVYTGAIASQKKDYRFKIGTIGEKKPEDWVVVEGQHEPLIDRMSFDIVQNKLKSRQRPGQTNEISLFAGLIKCGECGKSLTIRYTNAKHPQRIYSCKTYNAFGKNHCTQHRIDYDTLYSHVLRKIRECARAALMDGEAVADRLTNTCEAEQREQREAMERSLTRDEERIEVLDKMVMRLYEDMIAGRISEQNFNTMLEKTQTEQTELKTKVSEGRKRLSDEVQLANDAKQWVEAIQEYANITELDAATLNRLIKEIVVHERIDEDKTRHISIEIHFNLKPIPEVEQVTA, from the coding sequence ATGGCTATGATGAACGAAATGGAATACAGAACAATCGGTTCGGCACTTGCCGGGGGCTATCGTGCAGCGGTCTATTGCAGACTGTCAAAGGACGATGACCTGCAAGGCGAAAGTGCCAGTATCGCAAACCAGCGTGATATGCTGGAAAAATACTGCGAAAAGCAGGGATGGGAGGTTGTGGCAGTCTATCAGGACGATGGCTTCACAGGTCTTAATATGGAGCGTCCTGATTTACAGAGAATGTTGAGATCCATTGAGCGCAGGCAAATCAACCTTGTTATCACGAAAGACCTCAGCCGACTGGGGCGTAACTATCTGCAAACCGGGCATTTGATTGAGGACTTTTTCCCAAGAAACGGGGTGCGCTATATCGCCATGAATGACGGTATCGACACCTTACGGGATAACAACGACATTGCCCCGTTCAAGAATATCCTGAACGAGATGTACAGCAAGGATATTTCCAAGAAAGTCCATTCCTCTTATCTTCTGAAAGCGCAGAAAGGACAGTTTACCGGGTGTCTTGCCCCGTTTGGGTATCGGAAAGACCCGGAGGACAAAAACCATCTGCTCATTGACGAGGAAACCGCCCCGATTGTGCGGCTGATTTTCGGATATGCCCTAAACGGTCATGGTCCGAACTATATCCGCAGACGGCTGGAGGAAGAAAAAATCCCCTGCCCCACATGGTGGAACCGGGAACGGGGGCTTCGCAATACCCGCACCAAATGGGAAAAGAAAGACCCGGAAAACGGGCGGTATATGTGGGACTTCTCCGTTATCAAAGACCTTTTGATGAATCCCGTCTACACCGGGGCGATTGCTTCCCAGAAAAAAGACTACCGCTTCAAAATCGGCACGATTGGGGAAAAGAAACCGGAGGACTGGGTTGTGGTTGAGGGACAGCACGAACCGCTGATTGACCGCATGAGCTTTGATATTGTGCAGAACAAGCTGAAATCCCGCCAGCGTCCGGGGCAGACCAATGAAATCAGCCTGTTTGCCGGACTGATAAAATGCGGCGAGTGTGGGAAGTCGCTGACGATACGCTACACAAACGCAAAACATCCCCAGCGGATTTACTCCTGCAAGACCTACAATGCCTTTGGAAAGAACCACTGCACCCAGCACCGGATTGATTATGACACCCTTTACAGTCATGTGCTGCGGAAAATCCGGGAATGTGCCAGAGCTGCCCTGATGGACGGAGAAGCGGTTGCCGACCGCCTGACCAATACCTGTGAAGCCGAGCAGCGGGAACAGCGGGAAGCAATGGAACGCTCCCTTACAAGGGACGAGGAACGGATTGAGGTTCTGGACAAAATGGTAATGCGGCTTTATGAGGATATGATTGCAGGGCGTATCAGTGAGCAGAACTTCAACACCATGCTGGAAAAGACGCAGACCGAGCAGACGGAGCTTAAAACAAAAGTGTCCGAGGGCAGAAAGCGGCTGTCCGATGAAGTCCAGCTTGCCAATGATGCAAAACAATGGGTGGAAGCCATTCAGGAATACGCCAACATCACAGAGCTGGATGCAGCCACCCTTAACCGCTTAATCAAAGAAATCGTCGTGCATGAGCGCATTGACGAAGATAAAACAAGACACATTTCTATCGAAATTCATTTTAATCTCAAACCCATCCCGGAGGTGGAACAGGTCACTGCCTGA